In Carassius auratus strain Wakin linkage group LG30F, ASM336829v1, whole genome shotgun sequence, the DNA window TACAGTCTCTCGTGCTTCAATTGTGCTCTTGTGTTCATGAGTTTGGTTTTCGATGTCTTTATTAATCCTGCAGCTCTTGTATCTCTCACTAGTTTCATCCAAGTATTAATATTTGATCTTTAAGCCCCTAAATgatgcaaaacaaacaagatGAAGCGATGCCACATTCATACTGAATCAAAGACAAGAAACTGTGCTGAATCtcacagttttattatattcttcaTGAAAAATTCAGCTGTCTTTGAACGTTTGTTTTCACAATGTGCATCTTCACAGTTTGAAATGTTTCCCACTTCTGTTTTTCAAGTATTATTATCAAGCTATAAAACGGCCAAAAATCCCATTGTGCCTTCTGAAAAGAGAGCAAAatcaagtcacacacacacattcacacttgcATTGTCAATATGTGCTGCTAATGGAGCTGAGGGATTCAGTTTTACTATTTCACATCCAAAACTAAATGATTGAAGGATTTATTGTCTGTCAGATGTCATATTGTGTTCCAAGCCAAACAGCAGGAATTGTGTGAGAATGAGGAGtcttaacacaaacacaaacatttaatAGTGAATGTATTTGATCTGATGATGAATAAAACTCTGCTGGAAGTACACATATCAGAAATCTGAACTAAAATTCTTTAGTCATGTTGTGTATaagcatccaaacacacaccTGCAGACTCACGTCATGTGAATGGATCAAACACACGAGGACTGATGAAATGAAACACACTTGACAGTCTGTGGTCTGATTGTATTGTATGGACTGAGCTGTCCGGCACGGATGAAGATGGACTTAAAGCTCAATGTCTGTTATAGCGCTGGATCCACGTGTGCATATAAATGCTGGTCAGCTATGACTGCAGTGGGACTGAATCACATCATCAACGCTTATCTGTCCATCAACACAATCACATCTCAGTGCAATAAGGCCTTCAATGGGTCAATAACACATGGCATTAGGAAGCGCTGAAGTGCATTTTGTCTTAAAGTTGCAGAATTGATCAAaattgtgcttaattgtcattttCATGAACATCAAGCAAATTCTCCCTCAAATTTCCAAcactgcaatgcaaaaaaaatatatattataaaaatgctcAAATATTtacacactactggtcaaaagtttggaatatattgagatttttctcaaaagagctgtcttctgctcaccaaggctgcatttatttgaaaaatacagtaaaaagagtgaAATATTCTTGCAATTTAGAATAGCTGTTTCGTATTTGAATAtgtgttcaaatgtaatttattgctatgaaaattttcagcatcattactccagtcttcagtgtctcatgatccttcagaaatcatgctaatttgctgctcaagaaacacttctgattattatcaatgttgaaaagttgcgctgtcaaatatttttgtggaaactgttatcttattttttcaggtttcacagatgaataggaagtgcaaaagaacagcatttatttgatatagaaatctttttttaatgaattaaagtatttattactttatttttgatggtAGTGTATCTCAGTTTACATAAAAACCAaacttttttacaactttttgtcattctaaattttaataatacttcactgttttactgcatcaaataaatgcagctttcttacacagaagagacttcttttaaaaatatgaaatatttccaACTTTTGAGGTACATTATTGTAATATCTGTAGTACTGCCTTGAAAATAATGTCTAGTTCTTGTGCAGAATTGTGGCCTGGACACGAGTTTCTCAGCACATTCATTCGGCAAAGACACGTTTCTCCCTGCAGCTTCTGCTGATGGAGTTTGATTTGAGGAGCAGATCGATGAGGAGAGCAGAGGCAGCCTTTCACACGCATCTCATTCAAACACCAGGAGAACGGATTGTTTGCGTATTTGCTCTATGGATTGGCCACGACGTCTTGACACTGACTGACACAGCAAACTCGCATGTAGTAGAAAAGATATATTTTTGGACTCTGCTTTTGTAAAACATACTGAAAGTGGCTGGTTGACAAAACTAAAACACTGAAGCTCCAGCTGAAAACACTGAATGCATAATGACTGTCCTCGTTTGGTTGGGCGCGCGGCGGTCATCGCAGTCCCGTTAGACCACGACTAACTGGGTCACATCCAGTGCAAATCTATGGACAGGTAGGACATGCGAGGTTTACTGCATTGCACTCGGTTTAAGGCGAAACATTTGCAGTGAAAGCAATGTAAACTTAAGGCAGCGTGAATCGACACTCTTTCCGTCTGTTTGAGACGTAATATTCCGACTTTTTGCAATGGCGTTTAGCACAGTGATTCCTGACCCACTTTGGTCTCAGTGTTTGGGAGGTATAACCACCACCGGCTCACCCGTCCGCGGCCGCCACATCAGCACCTGAGCGTCGTTGGCGTTGGGTTTGACCATGGCGTTAGGCGGGATGGCTTCGTTCTTCCCCTGCACCTGTGGCTGCTCCTGCGCGATGGGTTCGCACAGCCTGGCTCTCTGTCCCAGCGGCTTGTCGGGATCCACCTCGATGTGTAGACGCATGCGCCAGCGCACCGTCTGCAAAACCAGGATCTCACCCGACACTTGGTTGATGGCCACCAGCCACGTGGTGAAGCTCTGGTCCCTCCAGATGCTGCTGAGCATGGGTACATTACTGTCGCTCACCGGGACGCCCCAGGTCACGCTGGGGTAGAAGTTGTCGTTCATGCTGACGGTGAACTTGGTGTCCTTCTTGGTGGGACCCACAATGGTGCAGGTCTCGGTGGTGTTGCCGTACCAGGGGTAGTTGACGCCGTCTGAGTCGCTGATGGCTTGGATTTTTCCGTCTCGGAGATCTGGCAGCTCCCAGCTGGACCTGCAGGAGACACCGGAGGATGAGAGCGTGTAAACGCGAGGGATTCGGGTCAAATGAAGCGTGTCGACTCTAGAGAAACCAGAACACTGGTTGCTAAAGGCGAGGGATGCTTTTTATTTCAGCACTTAGAGGAAGTTAAACATAGAACGGGGATGTGCGTCTGAGTGTCCATCAAAAGAGACCTTTGATAAAGAACAAACACACATCTCTTTCAGCTCCAGCGACCACCAGCATCATCATCTGACTCACACGGCACATCTCTGCCCTCGTGAAGATGAAGTGCACTTCACTGTATTGagtgtgcacttgtagtgtacttcacaTTTGAAAGCTATATTTATACAAATCTGTATTCGCATTTAGTAtagtaataatgaaataaaagaccACTTAAAGAAAGGCACCTTTCTttacacacttttaaaaagtatacattataatactgtaaatgtataagtttttaattatatttttatataattttaacagCATTGTTTTAGTGTTGGGATCgaattagattaaattttttggTTCCATGTTCATTTCTGttagttttggtaattttgttgtttttgtaatatttattattttttgttgtgtttaaatgtctatatacagtagtagttttttattttttttaatttcagttttagttattttagcacatcaatttaaactaaactaaacatttttttatcatttattttatttcagttaacaaattGTTTGATGGTTTTAGTTGTTATATAACTGTTATACagatcatttaatataatttaaacataatttaaacatGTAACACTTTACGTTAGTGTCCTTGTTATACACCTTACATGTGCTTACTATAGTAATAACATTAAACCTTAACCCTAATCTTAAGTatatgttgttaatattaatcattattattactcgATACATGAAGGTGCAGTAGGAGAGCTTGAAAAATGCTAACTTTAGCTTGCTAGCACTGAAAGTGAGCATCCCACACTTCCTGAAAATCATCATGCACACAGCctagagacaacattactacaatacgTCACATGTCATTCACACATGGTGAGAAAACTATAGTACAGTTAGTAAAGTACTACAATAGCAGGAATGAAGGTCAGGTTCTCGCTCTGTCTGAATAGCGTACATGAACGCGCTGATGACATTTCCTGTCTGAGCGAACAGGGTACACAGAGGTATTCAAATACACATGTTGGCAGGCAGCTAGGAAAGCCTCTCATAATGTTCAGACCAAACATTTTGATTGGAGGAACATTTCTTGGTGCTATGCTTTCCACAGAATACATAattacagataaatacatttagaccacttaacttaatgattccctttggggatgtgaagagactttcaaccatgTTTGTTACTTATTTGTTCTACAAAAAGTAAATCcacttcataaaaaaagaaaatttctcCAACAGCAATGCTACTgagttgtcaaaaaaaaaaaaaaaaaaacggaagttCAAAGACAGTACTACAGATGACTGTGTGCTTGTTGCGTTGATGTTGACTCTacagaattatgaaattacacatgaagatgtacttaagtcctacttaagtgggtcaaaaagcactttaaacaagttaatttgattttatatacatttaaactataatacattttcatttaattgcagttAATATGCAGATAAGTGTCTAAATACATTACATTGAGTTAAGTGTATTATTTTGgaagtactctttttaaaagtgtgcTGCAATGTACTTCTTTTTCCACAAGGGTATAGTTAGTATATaattagttcacctaaaaaagaaagctctgtcatcatttactccatcATTTGTTCTTAGGCTGTAATATGGCTGTTTGGATGAGATTTGACTTCAgtaataataatgacataatgCGCATGTGTTCCACACACAAAGCATGATATGACGTATCATGTGAACTACATTTATGACCTTCAGTGTTTATTCAGCAGTTTTTGAACTCAGCACAATCCATGCTTTGTGAAACAGAGCAGCCTGaccattctgctaaacatcttctTGCATATTTTTTACAAACGAGTGACAATCACACGTATCTAAAGTGTCATGGCGGTGGGCTGATGATCACAGATGTCTGATTGGTGGGATCTGTGCCTTTAAGCAGTGAAGGCAGCGATGCTGAGAGCACAGCCGCTCTCAATGACCTTCACCGTACAGCAGAATCAGCACAGACGCGGGTGACGGCGGGACAAACCGCAGAGCTGCCGGCCTATCGATTCCCTGATGCAGGAAAACCGTGACCTTTCTCCCAGAACTCAAGCCTCAGcagcagagcatcatgggaaagAGCCACATGACATGAACACACGAGGATCTTTGATTATCATCAGGGGAATAAGAATAGAAACCCTttcgagtgtgtgtgagtgtgtgtgtttatgctgtgTGCACCCAGACGCCGTCATGAAAAACagctcaatattcatattaaagaATGTCTAATGTGATTTATGATTGGGGTTTTTGGGAAGGTTTGCGTTTACATGTCCTCAACAActttaatatattgaatataataaCCCGTATACTCACATTACATTGAATGATATATTTGTTTGGTGTGTaaagctttattttttcattggaaTATCACTCAATTTGTATGTTTTCATGCATCAGCTTTTCTCTAAATGGCTTGTATAgatcaaaacataaatatttactcCATTATCTAGTTGAAATACATGTATATGAAACTCAAACTTACTATGATGGGTTACAATGATGTAGTTAATAATCATACATAACTGCTGGTATTTTACACAGCCGTATATGTATGTTAGATGTAGGCAAATTTATGTTAACAGCACGGCTTTCTGAAAACATCAGACTGATCTCTGACACATCAACTGATGTTCTCTGGAACGAAACGACGCACTTCAATGGCGACGGAAAGAACCACCGTTGAGTAACACGCGGTTTCCATCTCAAACCACCATCAGCTAAATGCATGACAGGAAACATTTCAAACAACACAAACCTGCATCTTTCAGTTCACCTCTGAAAAACAACCATTTAAGGCAAGATACGGGCAAAAACACTATTTTTCATGCCCTGGTCGATTTTAAGGCTATTTTCTGTCCAAATCATGTCTTCTTTCAATCTAGCCGAAAGagaacatccaaaatacacaagtctttattttattgcactttatctctTTGCATAATTCAGTTTCAGTCCATATCTTTAAggagtttttttcttctctaaCATAAACCAAACTTTATTGTGAAGGGTTTTATTGAGGGATTTATTGTTCATGTTATATCATTCACGCTGATTTATACAAGATTTTACTCCTAAACACATggtgaaatgtatttgttttctgtctcttgacagtattttcagatttatagagtgataaaaaaaagagatCAATTATGAAGATTTATGTTTTGGAAATTATGCACATTTGTGCACATTTCATTAGACAATGCCTCATTTACATATGTAAGCATGCCATTTCAGAAGTCCTATAATACAAAACAATCGTCTTAATGTACTGTGATTAATCAACTGGGGAAAATATAGTGAGAtctattcattaatattttacacTATTTACCTGGTCTGTCTTGCCTTAAATGTACACTTAGGTTTTGATGTAAAATAATAATCTGGAATGAAACCTTCTGAAGAAAGCTTAACGTTGCTGAAATTCATGTAATCATGCGATATGAGCAGAACAGACGCACTTCAGATGGTGAAGAGAGAATGTGACAGATATGAAAGTGTTTTCTTATTTCCTGAGTATGTAAATGTTGGACAGGACCGGAGTTATCAGGCCAGAACAGCAGCTGAAATATCAGTCGAGAGCATTACCACGCAATTCTGTGAGCGTGCTTGAAAGATCCTTTAGATGGACTCGGGTTTGCTGAAATGTCCaagtgtagaaacaatttttgctcagaaattgctagtaaatttcacaaacaattaccaAAATTTTGAAGGATAAAATGTGTCTACTACTTTCAAATACATTCTTGCATTTGTAAGTAAAATGCAAATTATATGATCTATATGATATGTTATAAAGGATATGATGTCATCCACTTCATAAAAAAGGAAGTAgaattagtgaaaaaaaaattaagtattaatatTGAACGGCTTCATTCGCAAGTGTAACGTCAGTCATTCTGTCATTAATCTTAATAATTTCTCTGCTCGTTTCCAGGAATATGCAGAGGCTGAGCATGTGCAGTCTTCAGATATTATAAGACAACGAagggtttattttttgtttcatacaGGAAATAGGGCAAAGTGTAGTCTCTTCAACAGGAAGTAGGGCAAGTGAAACCTCAAACGGTATGCAGGCTCTGTAATGTCACCTCAAGCACATACATGATCAAATTATCAAGCTTTACACTGCACACGGTTAAAACGACGAGTTTAAGATGATCCTACATGCACATGTGCCTGATTGTCACATTGGTTTAGCTCTAACATTTAGACACTATATATATGccctatataattgtgtatgtgacgaataaaaatcttgaatcttgaaaatCTTGATCTTGAGACTTTAGTTTGTATTCTACATATCTGAGCTTCTCAAATGATGTTCATCTAAACAGGTGCAATTCGCACAAGAGCATGTGCAATGCACAAATGCTGAACATCTGAAGACAGGACGCTTTCTGACTGTGTAATTACTGATAATAAACTGTGTTATGGTTATTATCGTTTCTGGTTACATTGTCCTTGTTACGGTGAAATTATATAACTAAGTACTGAAGTACAATTAATGTATTATACacttagggtttggtttagggtcaTTATTTACTGTTGTTAGAAAAGCAAGTGCATGTAAGGTCTAACATGaacaataaaacatgtattttctgTCCTTTCTCTTAACTAATacatttaccatagtaaacaaaGCTTCAGCTTAAAGTTGCTACAGCTGTTGTTTCTGCAGCACACGTGTAGTAAATAGTCATTATCCCTATTTCTGTCATTATAAACACAAATGTACAAATACATGCAGTGCAGTACAACAGCTACATGCATAAATTCTTTAAAAGGCAGAGGGTGTGATGTGAAGCCTTTGTGTTGAGTGTCAGAGATACTTACATCCCTTTGGATCCGTATTTGTTGTAAAACTCCATGTGGTTGCACGCCTGGATCCAGCCGACCGTCCAGCTCTCTTTACCGGCCACCGGTGGCACCAGGACCCTGGCGGAAGCGCGGAAATGCGGCGTGCGGTAGCGCAGCACCACGCTAGAGGACTCGTCGATGCTGGTGGGGTTCGAGTCGATGGAGGAGTTCACCTCCAGAACCACGATGCTGTCCCGGAAACTCTTGGGTTTGCATCTGATGCTCTGAATacagcccatcacaagcagcacAAGCGGCCAGCAGAACATCAACCCTCAGAAGAACGCACACTATACCCACTGACCCTCAAAATTACGCACACTACACGCTGAACCTCAGAGGAACGCGCACCAGACGCTGTCCCTCAGAAAACACTAAACGAGGCGTCGCGGTGTCACGTAAGGACTAGAAAAATCGTTTCTTATAAATAAAAGCATCACGTTATTTTGTTGAAtaatgaaagaaaacagaaataaataaaaacaatgttcgTCAACTTTCCGTCATTGGCGGACCGTTACAACGCTCCGCTCACACATCGTTCATCGCTCTCTCCAAGTCGTCGTCAAACGGGCATTTCCGCGTCACAACTCTCACAACATTgcttttagaataaaataaataggttAAATCCATCCGCTTAGAATACTGCTGGCATTCTGTacgcagaaaaataaaaagaatatatatataggctatatatatctTCAACTACAAGCGCGCAAAATTGCTATAGACGGTATTAAACGTAACGCTGgaaaagtgattattattattatttttttttgcaattaatatttacattcCGTGAGTTTGTCCTTGAGGTTCAGTTGGAGGAAGCTCACTTTCTTGTACACTTATGAGTGAACGATCCGTCTCAGCATCAGGTGAACTTCACCAGCCCACATGAATAAACATGAGAGATATAAAAAACAGTCCTGCTGTCACGAACACACATATTGTGATGAACAGCCCATCATTGCGCCTCTCTCTTCATCGGTTATAATCCATCCTCATCCCCGCGCCGCTGCTGCGCTCAGCCTCCGTCCTGCAGCGCTGTGCGCGTCACCGTATCAGCTGCAGCTGCTCTACCGCGAGCGCCCGTGGCGTCACTTCCGCTCCCAAGTGCACGCATTATGGGACGTGTAGTTCTGCGTACAGTTTGTTGGGCGTAATATATCCAGTTTTGgaaaggttactttggaaatgtaataggttgaataaagattataataatttcatttaaatcacagttttagcacctcttttttatttattttttaaatcataacaaGATACAATTTAATAGCTAGGTTACGGTCTTTGAAATCAAATCTGTGCCTAGCTTTGAAACACTGGCATGATCTAATAAAGCCTTGGAAAATACagttcatcttaaaaaaataaaagatatacagAAACCCAAACAGGAAATAAAAGTTACTGAATACACGTACGTGTCCTATTCTGTGTCCTAAACTCCACAAAAATTGTTGTCTCGTAATTTAGAGCAGCAAAGtgcaatttatgaaaaaaaaatcgattacATCTGTatgttacaattacatttattttgtaatttaattccgTTACATGTAAGGTTAGTCCCCAACACTGGATATATCCATATATTCTGAAGGGGTTTCCGGCAGCAACAAAACTCTAAAATGTTTCAGATGGAAATTGCCAGCTGACATGGAAAACGCAGATTTTAAACATTCGCGTCAGAAAGATGATAAAAGTGCGCGTCCGTTTAAGCACCTTGGAGAACGGCACAGCTGCGATTAAGACAGagcttattaatatttagatcCATGTGAGGTTACGCTCGTCTTATTGAAGCGTCCAGTCGCACgtgattaaattaatattcatgagtcaaACCTTCATTCATCTGCTCTGTGCCTTGCAGCCAATCAGTAGGGCGTTCGTTCTTGTActtcattaatattaaaaaagcacACCTTTACCATAGTAGTATTTCGTAATTTTGTTATGGACCGGACCGTGGTGGATGCTATAGCCGTGTTTACTAATAACgtgaacatgtttttaaaaaccaATGTCTTACAGCATATCTGTGCTTGTGAATTGATCTGAACTCCATCTGTAGAGCTGGAT includes these proteins:
- the LOC113068072 gene encoding protein FAM78A-like; this encodes MFCWPLVLLVMGCIQSIRCKPKSFRDSIVVLEVNSSIDSNPTSIDESSSVVLRYRTPHFRASARVLVPPVAGKESWTVGWIQACNHMEFYNKYGSKGMSSWELPDLRDGKIQAISDSDGVNYPWYGNTTETCTIVGPTKKDTKFTVSMNDNFYPSVTWGVPVSDSNVPMLSSIWRDQSFTTWLVAINQVSGEILVLQTVRWRMRLHIEVDPDKPLGQRARLCEPIAQEQPQVQGKNEAIPPNAMVKPNANDAQVLMWRPRTGEPVVVIPPKH